A genome region from Deinococcus betulae includes the following:
- a CDS encoding superoxide dismutase, with product MKMILAGSVLTLALSACTMMSPMTYTLGKQPAGGALNSSGTVDVKKDAMMVMTSAKVMGLAPNTYYVAHYHNQGTASTDPCSSNGPAIMSSKMVAQSDSMGMLTLMGSVAASDVMSATYFNIHTASDASGTPADAGVSCTPVKIM from the coding sequence ATGAAGATGATCTTGGCTGGTTCGGTCCTGACCCTGGCTCTGAGTGCCTGCACCATGATGTCGCCGATGACCTACACACTGGGCAAGCAGCCAGCAGGCGGCGCCCTGAATTCAAGTGGGACGGTGGACGTCAAGAAAGACGCCATGATGGTCATGACCAGTGCCAAAGTCATGGGACTGGCGCCCAATACTTATTACGTGGCGCACTACCATAACCAGGGAACGGCCAGCACTGACCCGTGTAGCAGCAATGGCCCAGCCATCATGAGCAGCAAGATGGTGGCCCAGTCAGACAGCATGGGGATGCTGACCCTGATGGGGTCCGTGGCCGCCAGCGACGTGATGAGCGCGACCTACTTCAACATTCACACGGCCAGTGACGCGTCGGGCACGCCGGCAGATGCTGGCGTCAGCTGCACGCCTGTCAAGATCATGTAA
- the minD gene encoding septum site-determining protein MinD, with protein MNAKVIVVTSGKGGVGKTTTTANIGAALAKLGEKVAVIDVDVGLRNLDVVMGLESRVVFDLVDVLEGKCRMSQALIRDKRVENLFLLPASQTRDKDALDPEVFKGVVRDLVEQEGFDRILIDSPAGIESGFKTAAAPAGGALVVVNPEVSSVRDADRIIGLLEAQQVSEIRLVINRLRPKMVASGNMLSEADILDILGVKPIGIVPEDEGIIVSTNVGEPAVLGKTKAGEAFMATARRLKGEDVPYPKFEEDRGFLAALRRLFGGA; from the coding sequence ATGAATGCCAAGGTCATTGTGGTCACGTCCGGCAAGGGGGGCGTGGGCAAAACCACGACCACCGCGAATATCGGGGCAGCGCTCGCCAAGCTGGGCGAGAAGGTCGCCGTCATTGACGTGGACGTGGGCCTGCGCAACCTTGACGTGGTGATGGGCCTGGAATCGCGCGTGGTTTTTGACCTTGTGGACGTGCTGGAAGGCAAATGCCGCATGAGTCAGGCCCTGATCCGGGACAAGCGCGTCGAGAACCTCTTCTTGCTGCCCGCCTCGCAGACCCGTGACAAGGACGCCCTGGACCCCGAAGTCTTTAAGGGCGTGGTGCGGGACCTCGTGGAGCAGGAAGGCTTTGACCGCATCCTGATTGACAGCCCCGCCGGCATCGAGTCAGGGTTCAAGACCGCTGCTGCTCCGGCCGGGGGCGCCCTGGTCGTGGTGAACCCCGAGGTCTCCAGCGTGCGCGATGCCGACCGCATCATTGGCCTTCTGGAAGCGCAGCAGGTCAGTGAAATCCGGCTGGTCATCAACCGCCTGCGGCCCAAGATGGTCGCCAGCGGCAACATGCTCAGCGAAGCCGATATTCTGGACATCCTGGGCGTCAAACCCATTGGCATCGTGCCGGAGGACGAGGGCATCATCGTGTCCACCAACGTGGGTGAACCGGCGGTGCTGGGCAAGACCAAAGCCGGCGAGGCGTTCATGGCCACCGCCCGCCGCCTGAAGGGCGAGGACGTGCCGTACCCCAAGTTTGAGGAAGACCGGGGCTTTCTGGCCGCGCTGCGCCGCCTGTTCGGGGGGGCCTGA
- a CDS encoding DUF937 domain-containing protein, whose product MKITDGLDSFFAEGVPALARVTGAPETDVRRILAAGLPRQLDALAEQAALPEGRAHLGEAVATLPAFTSVSGALAEPDGAENLEQAGILLTPALLGTDADDLARATAQEAGADPGVSARLLHMALPLLLSRLGQRGLSSQNAAALSEVRGQPLALAALLGAGTVGVASLTPPIQTAEPAVTSPVVTPPQVAAPVVPPVTVGSVAGPTVTTPPPRRRNFWWLLPLLLLLLVGGCWLLQRPPATGTTDNTATSTTTTGNALTITSPAADTDLPSAPFTMTGTGAAGSTLSVLDGETEVGTTTVGTDGTWSTEVPAPAAGPHTFAVQSGETRQAVNVTVAGDDTSGTDTGTSAGDEASTGDATATVGITEPQEGAGLPAGAFELRGTGEAGQTLELLEGDTSLGNITVGDDGQWAFTVPSPAAGPQTYAVRDTNGTAVGTLNVTVAAPQAGATAANCTETYTLSISDGQAVAQPFRFGGVGEGQGYSVTVRRGERVVGRKDLPLDSTCGWSYQSRPGPGAITYEVRPLGSTDAEPLSTVNLSVR is encoded by the coding sequence ATGAAGATCACCGACGGGCTGGACTCGTTTTTCGCAGAAGGCGTCCCGGCACTGGCGCGGGTCACGGGCGCTCCTGAGACCGATGTTCGCCGCATTCTGGCAGCGGGCCTGCCCCGGCAGCTGGACGCTCTGGCCGAGCAGGCCGCGCTTCCTGAGGGACGGGCGCATCTGGGCGAAGCTGTGGCCACCCTGCCCGCGTTTACTAGCGTGTCTGGCGCTCTGGCCGAGCCGGATGGTGCCGAGAATCTGGAGCAGGCCGGCATCCTGCTCACCCCGGCCCTGCTGGGGACAGACGCGGATGATCTGGCGCGGGCCACAGCTCAGGAGGCAGGCGCTGACCCAGGCGTGAGTGCCCGCCTGCTGCACATGGCTCTGCCACTGCTGCTCAGCCGTCTGGGGCAGCGCGGGCTGAGCAGCCAGAATGCAGCGGCCCTGAGCGAGGTGCGCGGTCAACCGCTGGCGCTGGCGGCGCTGTTGGGGGCGGGCACAGTGGGGGTAGCAAGCCTGACGCCGCCGATTCAGACGGCTGAGCCTGCGGTGACCTCGCCTGTGGTGACACCGCCTCAGGTCGCGGCGCCCGTGGTGCCGCCGGTGACGGTTGGCTCTGTGGCTGGCCCGACTGTGACCACGCCACCGCCCAGGCGCCGCAATTTCTGGTGGCTGCTGCCTCTGTTGCTGCTCTTGCTGGTCGGTGGGTGCTGGCTGCTTCAGCGGCCGCCCGCCACGGGAACCACGGATAACACGGCCACCAGCACGACCACCACAGGCAACGCCCTCACTATTACCTCGCCAGCGGCCGACACCGACTTGCCCTCAGCGCCCTTCACCATGACTGGGACCGGCGCAGCCGGCTCCACCCTGAGCGTGCTGGACGGCGAGACTGAAGTGGGAACCACCACGGTCGGGACGGACGGCACTTGGAGCACGGAGGTGCCTGCCCCAGCGGCCGGGCCTCACACCTTCGCCGTCCAGAGCGGCGAGACCCGTCAGGCCGTCAATGTCACGGTGGCTGGGGACGACACCTCAGGCACAGACACAGGGACTAGTGCGGGCGATGAGGCGAGCACTGGAGACGCGACGGCCACGGTAGGCATTACCGAGCCGCAGGAAGGTGCGGGGCTTCCAGCCGGGGCTTTCGAACTGCGCGGCACGGGCGAGGCGGGGCAGACCCTTGAACTGCTGGAGGGTGACACCAGCCTGGGCAACATCACGGTGGGTGACGACGGGCAGTGGGCGTTCACGGTGCCCAGCCCCGCCGCTGGTCCGCAGACCTACGCCGTCCGGGATACGAACGGGACGGCCGTGGGCACCCTCAACGTAACGGTCGCGGCGCCTCAGGCAGGCGCCACTGCGGCCAACTGCACCGAAACGTACACCCTCAGCATCAGCGATGGCCAGGCGGTCGCGCAGCCCTTCCGCTTTGGCGGGGTCGGTGAGGGTCAGGGCTACAGCGTGACGGTCCGGCGTGGCGAGCGCGTGGTGGGCCGCAAGGACCTCCCCCTGGATTCCACTTGCGGGTGGAGCTATCAGAGCCGCCCGGGTCCTGGGGCCATCACCTATGAGGTGCGTCCTTTGGGCAGCACCGACGCCGAGCCCCTCAGCACTGTGAATCTCAGCGTGCGTTAA
- a CDS encoding prepilin peptidase, with translation MSPDLLLVVFAGLLGLLVGSFSNVLIWRLPRGENIAFPPSHCPHCDHRLGVADLVPVFSWLALRGKCRYCGAPIKARYPVVELLTGIGYATIAALFPPLTVGWGALGLMVLFTLLLVGSAIDLDTYTIPDELTLPGVALGLAFGALNGWWGAPELPDFAGAVQGALLGAGLLVAINQLGSWVLRRFRERQFPEFPLGYQQISLALLAGAWLGPWWGAGVGLLSAGVNLAARRVVRIPELLTLGGLLVSVMLGSAGFGPGMILMVQGALAAAGAVSLVCGVYWWVHWRRHREDDTPQDDAQSDASAMGFGDVKLAAVIGAFLGWERLLVALVVAVFAGALLGLVQMATRRENRVKFGPYLALGAVVALLWGGSLVASYRAMLGL, from the coding sequence GTGAGTCCTGACCTCCTGCTTGTGGTGTTTGCCGGTCTGCTGGGCCTGCTGGTCGGCTCTTTTTCCAATGTGCTGATCTGGCGGCTGCCGCGCGGCGAGAACATTGCCTTCCCGCCCAGCCACTGCCCGCACTGCGACCACCGGCTGGGCGTGGCGGACCTGGTGCCGGTCTTTTCCTGGCTGGCCCTCCGGGGCAAATGCCGTTACTGCGGGGCGCCCATCAAGGCGCGCTATCCAGTGGTGGAGCTGCTGACGGGCATCGGCTACGCCACCATTGCCGCGCTGTTTCCGCCGCTGACCGTGGGCTGGGGCGCCCTGGGGCTGATGGTGCTCTTCACGCTGCTGCTGGTGGGCAGCGCCATTGACCTGGACACCTACACCATTCCCGACGAACTGACCCTGCCCGGCGTGGCGCTGGGCCTGGCCTTTGGCGCACTGAACGGCTGGTGGGGGGCGCCGGAGCTGCCGGACTTTGCCGGCGCAGTACAGGGCGCCCTGCTGGGTGCGGGCCTGCTGGTCGCCATTAACCAGCTGGGGTCATGGGTGCTGCGGCGTTTCCGGGAGCGGCAGTTTCCCGAGTTCCCGCTGGGCTACCAGCAAATCAGCCTGGCGCTGCTGGCGGGCGCGTGGCTGGGGCCGTGGTGGGGCGCAGGCGTGGGCCTGCTGTCGGCGGGGGTCAATCTGGCCGCGCGGCGCGTGGTGCGCATTCCCGAACTGCTGACCCTGGGCGGGCTGCTCGTGAGCGTGATGCTGGGCAGCGCCGGCTTTGGCCCCGGCATGATTCTGATGGTGCAAGGCGCCCTGGCCGCCGCCGGCGCGGTTTCGCTGGTGTGCGGTGTGTACTGGTGGGTGCACTGGCGACGCCACCGTGAAGACGACACCCCGCAGGACGACGCCCAGAGCGACGCCAGCGCCATGGGCTTTGGCGACGTGAAACTGGCGGCCGTCATTGGCGCTTTTCTGGGCTGGGAAAGGCTGCTGGTGGCGCTGGTGGTGGCAGTGTTTGCCGGGGCGCTGCTGGGCCTAGTGCAGATGGCGACCCGCCGCGAGAACCGCGTGAAGTTTGGCCCCTACCTGGCGCTGGGGGCCGTGGTGGCGCTGCTGTGGGGCGGGTCCCTGGTGGCCAGTTACCGGGCGATGTTGGGGCTATAA
- a CDS encoding phosphodiester glycosidase family protein — protein MLRLTALLMLIAAPTASALTVQTVKAGGVSYTVATVMPARDTLRLHWLNPTTNAPYTTFEQLRARLSKEGRTLLFATNSGIYAPGLKPLGLHIEKGQTLTPLNRAQQGGNFALVPNGVFWLKGEQAGVTETRAFEAARLTPDFATQSGPLLVQKGVVHPQFRAASTSFKLRSGVGVCQGGAVKFALSSTPVNFYSFATFFRDTLSCPDALYLDGSISAVATQERSGQFFPFAGIWSVSRWER, from the coding sequence ATGCTCCGTCTCACAGCCCTCCTGATGTTGATTGCCGCTCCCACCGCTTCGGCGCTGACTGTCCAAACCGTGAAGGCTGGTGGAGTGAGCTACACCGTGGCCACCGTGATGCCGGCGCGCGACACCCTGCGCCTGCACTGGCTCAATCCCACGACGAACGCGCCCTACACGACCTTTGAACAGCTGCGGGCGCGCCTGAGCAAAGAAGGCCGCACCCTTCTTTTTGCCACCAACAGTGGCATCTATGCGCCGGGTCTAAAACCTCTGGGCCTCCATATCGAGAAGGGGCAGACGCTGACACCCCTGAACCGCGCTCAGCAAGGCGGAAACTTTGCCCTGGTGCCCAACGGCGTGTTCTGGCTCAAGGGTGAACAGGCTGGGGTGACCGAAACCAGGGCGTTCGAGGCGGCGCGCCTCACACCCGATTTCGCCACACAGTCTGGGCCTCTGCTGGTGCAGAAGGGAGTCGTTCATCCTCAGTTTCGGGCAGCCAGCACCTCGTTCAAGCTACGCAGCGGGGTCGGTGTCTGTCAGGGCGGCGCAGTCAAATTTGCCCTCAGCAGCACACCCGTGAACTTTTACAGCTTTGCGACTTTCTTCCGGGACACATTGAGCTGCCCCGACGCGCTCTATCTGGACGGCAGCATCAGTGCTGTGGCCACACAGGAGCGGTCGGGGCAGTTCTTTCCTTTTGCCGGAATCTGGAGCGTCAGCCGCTGGGAGCGTTAA
- the minE gene encoding cell division topological specificity factor MinE — translation MFSWMKRGRTKETLKDRLELVLAYDRAQIPPGKVDALRNDLLEVVRRYFPAGNSSVEIEQRGDMVVLMANIPLDEGSPGRAK, via the coding sequence GTGTTTTCGTGGATGAAGCGGGGCCGCACCAAGGAGACCCTCAAAGACCGCCTAGAACTGGTGCTGGCCTACGACCGCGCCCAGATTCCGCCGGGCAAGGTGGACGCCCTGCGCAACGACCTGCTGGAAGTGGTGCGGCGCTACTTTCCGGCCGGAAACAGCTCTGTCGAAATCGAGCAGCGCGGCGATATGGTCGTCCTGATGGCCAACATTCCGCTGGACGAGGGTTCGCCTGGCCGGGCCAAGTAA
- a CDS encoding FtsW/RodA/SpoVE family cell cycle protein, with the protein MKYDLRFPIVIAALLVVGLMTVSTAALSPRASSGIFTKQLLGVALAALPIGLLWWAGRDRIYRYAPHLFAAALGLQASTFVIGKEVNGQRNWILLGPLQFQPLEILKFALILMLAVVLAGGYKGLSTYARAFAVFLPAAGLVVVHDFGGAMVLGVMFGVMLLAARIPAWHALVAVAALAVVVPTVLYPHLEPYQQKRLTIFLDPYADPRGAGYQVIQSTIAVGSGGLQGKGYKQGSQSHNGFLPEAHTDFAVSTWLEEQGFVGGVIVLVLYGALLWGLAGMAAEAPRLQDQILFAGVLGQVGFQVIENVGAALSVLPLTGITLPLISYGLSSLVSTLATLGLAYVVHRDRFEGQL; encoded by the coding sequence GTGAAGTACGATCTGCGGTTTCCCATCGTGATTGCGGCCCTGCTGGTGGTGGGCCTGATGACCGTCAGCACGGCGGCGCTCTCGCCGCGCGCCTCCAGCGGCATCTTTACCAAGCAGCTCCTGGGGGTGGCCCTAGCCGCGCTGCCGATTGGCCTGCTGTGGTGGGCCGGGCGTGACCGCATCTACCGTTACGCACCGCACCTGTTTGCCGCCGCCCTGGGGCTTCAGGCCAGCACGTTTGTCATCGGCAAGGAGGTCAATGGGCAGCGCAACTGGATTTTGCTGGGCCCACTGCAGTTTCAGCCGCTGGAGATCCTGAAATTCGCCCTGATTCTGATGTTGGCGGTGGTGCTGGCCGGCGGCTACAAGGGCCTGAGCACCTATGCCCGCGCCTTTGCCGTGTTCCTGCCAGCGGCAGGCCTGGTGGTCGTTCATGACTTTGGCGGCGCCATGGTTCTGGGGGTGATGTTTGGCGTGATGTTGCTGGCCGCGCGTATTCCGGCCTGGCACGCCCTGGTGGCGGTGGCCGCCCTGGCGGTGGTGGTGCCCACCGTGTTGTATCCCCACCTGGAGCCGTATCAGCAAAAGCGCCTCACCATTTTTCTGGACCCCTACGCAGATCCGCGTGGCGCGGGCTATCAGGTCATTCAAAGCACCATCGCCGTGGGGTCCGGGGGCCTTCAGGGCAAGGGGTATAAGCAGGGCAGTCAGTCGCACAACGGCTTCCTGCCCGAAGCCCACACTGATTTCGCCGTGTCCACCTGGCTAGAAGAACAGGGCTTCGTGGGCGGCGTCATCGTGCTGGTGCTGTACGGCGCCCTGCTGTGGGGGTTGGCAGGTATGGCCGCCGAGGCGCCCCGCCTGCAAGACCAGATTCTGTTTGCCGGGGTGCTGGGGCAGGTGGGGTTTCAGGTCATCGAGAACGTGGGCGCCGCCCTGAGTGTGCTGCCCCTCACGGGCATCACCCTGCCGCTCATCAGCTACGGCCTGAGCAGCCTGGTCAGTACCCTGGCCACGCTGGGGCTGGCGTATGTCGTTCACCGTGACCGCTTTGAGGGTCAGCTGTAA
- a CDS encoding aldehyde dehydrogenase family protein gives MTQPAPPATTPDLHALFERQRAHRWTAAQTTPAQRQAILRRLHDAIRARRTALADALKRDLGKSRAEAEITELHPVLEEIQHAIRRLPRWMATRTAPTPAVLLGARSEIQPQARGVTLILSPWNYPVNLALAPLVASLAAGNTVILKPSEKAPHVARALRELLDSVFEPHLVATVEGDAEVARALTDLPFDHIFFTGSTAVGRQVMRAAADHLTSVTLELGGKSPALIDASADLTLSAERIAWGKLLNAGQTCVAPDYVLVPEHQQGALLLALDEVIARRYGDRAWLRAGPDYGRLVDDRSVERLERLTRQSVAQGARVVRGGEFSPAERFVAPTIVADVTPDMPLMAEELFGPVLPILTYRTLDEALALIRRLDAPLALYLFAEDEAVTRRVQRETTSGGMVVNGTVVHLTNPHLPFGGVGPSGMGAYHGEHGFRAFSHERAVLTEPRRSVVRFTYPPYGRPGPRLVAWALRLLERQSGPRE, from the coding sequence ATGACGCAGCCTGCCCCCCCGGCCACCACGCCCGACCTGCACGCCCTTTTCGAGCGGCAGCGCGCCCACCGCTGGACGGCGGCGCAGACGACCCCCGCGCAGCGGCAAGCGATTTTGCGCCGCCTGCACGACGCCATTCGTGCCCGCCGCACGGCCCTGGCCGACGCCCTGAAGCGGGACCTGGGCAAAAGCCGCGCCGAGGCCGAAATCACAGAACTTCACCCAGTCCTGGAAGAAATTCAGCACGCCATTCGCCGACTGCCGCGCTGGATGGCCACCCGCACCGCCCCCACCCCAGCGGTGCTGCTGGGCGCCAGGAGTGAGATTCAGCCGCAGGCGCGCGGCGTCACCCTGATTCTGAGCCCCTGGAATTACCCGGTGAACCTCGCCCTGGCGCCACTCGTGGCCAGCCTGGCGGCGGGCAACACCGTCATCCTGAAGCCCAGCGAGAAGGCGCCGCATGTGGCCCGGGCGCTGCGCGAACTGCTGGACAGCGTCTTTGAGCCGCACCTTGTGGCGACGGTGGAAGGGGACGCCGAGGTGGCCCGCGCCCTGACCGACCTGCCGTTTGACCACATCTTTTTTACAGGCAGCACGGCGGTGGGCCGCCAGGTCATGCGCGCCGCCGCCGACCACCTCACCAGCGTGACCCTGGAACTGGGCGGTAAGAGTCCGGCCCTCATTGACGCCAGCGCCGACCTGACCCTGAGCGCCGAGCGAATTGCCTGGGGCAAGCTGCTGAATGCCGGGCAAACCTGCGTGGCCCCGGACTACGTGCTGGTGCCTGAACACCAGCAGGGCGCGCTGCTGCTGGCCCTGGACGAGGTAATCGCGCGCCGCTACGGTGACCGCGCGTGGCTGCGCGCCGGCCCCGATTACGGGCGACTGGTGGACGACCGCAGCGTGGAACGTCTGGAGCGCCTGACCCGTCAGAGCGTGGCGCAGGGGGCGCGGGTGGTGCGCGGCGGCGAATTCAGCCCCGCCGAGCGCTTTGTGGCCCCGACCATCGTGGCTGACGTGACCCCGGACATGCCCCTGATGGCCGAGGAACTGTTTGGCCCGGTGCTGCCTATCCTGACCTACCGCACGCTGGACGAGGCCCTGGCCCTGATTCGCCGGCTGGACGCCCCGCTGGCCCTGTATCTGTTCGCCGAGGATGAGGCCGTGACGCGCCGCGTCCAGCGCGAGACGACCAGCGGCGGCATGGTGGTCAACGGAACAGTCGTCCACCTGACCAACCCCCATCTGCCGTTTGGAGGCGTGGGACCCAGCGGCATGGGCGCCTACCACGGCGAACACGGGTTCCGGGCATTCAGCCATGAGCGCGCCGTGCTGACCGAACCCCGACGCAGTGTGGTGCGCTTTACCTATCCGCCCTACGGCCGCCCAGGGCCGCGCCTAGTGGCCTGGGCGCTGCGGCTGCTGGAACGTCAGAGCGGCCCGCGCGAGTGA
- a CDS encoding DUF2330 domain-containing protein → MRKTRLIWTVLGLALTSSAAAFCGFFVAKADSKLFNRTNQVIIARDGNRSVFTMMNDYSGSVKDFARIVPIPMVPKRDDIRIGDPSIVKKLDAYSAPRLVEYFDENPCAPVPPPMPMAAPTSAPVEDRAALRAQAQGVKIEASYQVGEYDILILSASQQSGLAAYLRGEGYKLPAGADAMLGGYLKSGMKFFVVRVNVERFEQAGGGFLNPIVLSYTSEKFMLPIRLGTLNSPGEQDLTVYLLSPQGRIETSNYRTASIPTNKEVPLLVKNQFAPFYRHVFRRAYEREGKNVALLEYAWNTNNCDPCSTEPPTPEELKEAGVFWRQEDWGRAPASSQDVPAGPAKPVYLTRLHVRYTAATFPQDLHFKVTNNQTTFQGRYILRHPYQGSASCAAMTSYRTELKRRNEAQAQTLANLTGWDITHIRQRMQGSQ, encoded by the coding sequence ATGCGAAAAACCCGGCTGATCTGGACTGTTCTCGGCCTCGCCCTGACCTCCTCGGCGGCGGCCTTCTGCGGCTTTTTTGTGGCGAAGGCCGACAGCAAGCTGTTTAACCGCACCAATCAGGTCATCATCGCGCGTGACGGAAACCGCAGCGTCTTCACGATGATGAACGACTACAGCGGCAGTGTGAAGGATTTTGCGCGCATTGTGCCTATTCCGATGGTGCCCAAACGGGATGACATCCGCATTGGCGACCCCAGCATCGTCAAGAAGCTGGACGCCTACAGCGCGCCAAGATTGGTGGAGTATTTCGACGAGAACCCCTGTGCGCCGGTGCCCCCCCCAATGCCGATGGCAGCCCCCACCTCGGCCCCCGTGGAGGACCGGGCGGCCCTGCGTGCCCAGGCCCAGGGCGTGAAGATCGAAGCCAGCTACCAGGTGGGCGAGTACGACATCCTGATTCTGAGTGCGAGTCAGCAAAGCGGCCTGGCGGCGTACCTGCGCGGCGAGGGCTACAAGCTGCCGGCCGGGGCCGACGCGATGCTGGGGGGCTACCTCAAGAGCGGCATGAAGTTCTTCGTGGTGCGGGTGAATGTCGAGCGCTTTGAACAGGCTGGGGGCGGCTTTCTAAATCCGATTGTGCTGTCCTATACCTCGGAAAAATTCATGCTGCCCATTCGTCTGGGCACACTCAATTCGCCGGGCGAGCAGGACCTGACAGTCTATCTGCTCTCGCCGCAGGGCCGAATAGAGACGAGCAACTACCGCACGGCCTCCATTCCCACCAATAAAGAGGTGCCGCTGCTGGTGAAAAACCAGTTTGCGCCCTTCTACCGCCACGTTTTCCGGCGCGCCTACGAGCGGGAAGGCAAGAATGTGGCCCTGCTGGAATACGCCTGGAACACAAATAACTGTGACCCCTGCTCCACCGAGCCGCCCACACCCGAGGAATTGAAAGAGGCCGGCGTGTTCTGGCGGCAGGAGGACTGGGGCCGAGCGCCCGCATCTTCGCAAGACGTCCCGGCGGGGCCCGCCAAGCCCGTCTACCTGACCCGGCTGCATGTGCGCTATACGGCGGCGACCTTTCCGCAGGACCTGCACTTTAAGGTGACCAACAACCAGACCACCTTTCAGGGCCGGTACATCCTGCGCCACCCGTACCAGGGCAGCGCCAGTTGTGCGGCCATGACCAGCTACCGCACTGAGCTGAAGCGCCGCAACGAGGCCCAGGCCCAGACCCTGGCCAACCTGACTGGCTGGGACATCACCCACATCCGGCAGCGGATGCAGGGCAGTCAGTAA
- the rimO gene encoding 30S ribosomal protein S12 methylthiotransferase RimO: MTQVTPAPAKSSGGTRKVGFISLGCPKALVDSERILTQLRVEGYEVAPSYEDADAVIVNTCGFITPAVEESLNAIGEALDATGKVIVTGCLGERPEKIMERHPKVAAITGSEAVDDVMGHVRELLPLDQGAFTGLLPVAAPGMRPERETTRHGDVFAPSVKLTPRHYAYVKIAEGCNHTCSFCIIPKLRGLQVSRDAGAVLYEAFRLIAGGTKEIMIISQDTSAYGVDVRYRESEFQGEQVRAHLTDLAVKLGEMGAWVRMHYVYPYPHVEKIVELMAQGKILPYLDVPLQHASPSVLRRMRRPGAGKQLDTIRRWREICPELVIRSTFIVGFPGETEDEFQALLQFLEDARLDRVGAFAYSDVEEADANALDGAVPEEVKQERLARFMEVAQRISAEKLAEKVGRVMDVIVDEFNDDEDDLPGTKLIGRTKGDAPGIDGQVYVFAGDFAGQIKIGDIVRVQIEDSDEYDLYGEVVEKPAWTPNVPQLGHFGRH; encoded by the coding sequence ATGACACAGGTAACGCCCGCCCCGGCAAAGAGCAGTGGGGGCACGAGAAAAGTGGGGTTTATCAGCCTGGGCTGTCCCAAAGCCCTGGTGGACAGTGAGCGCATTCTGACCCAGCTGCGCGTGGAGGGCTACGAGGTGGCCCCCAGCTACGAGGACGCCGACGCCGTGATTGTCAACACCTGCGGCTTTATTACGCCCGCCGTGGAAGAAAGTCTGAACGCCATTGGTGAGGCGCTGGACGCCACCGGCAAAGTCATCGTGACCGGCTGCCTGGGCGAGCGCCCCGAGAAAATCATGGAGCGTCACCCGAAGGTCGCCGCCATTACCGGCAGCGAGGCGGTGGACGACGTGATGGGCCACGTGCGCGAGCTGCTGCCCCTTGACCAGGGCGCCTTTACGGGCCTGCTGCCGGTGGCCGCCCCTGGCATGCGCCCTGAGCGTGAGACCACTCGCCACGGCGACGTCTTTGCCCCCAGCGTCAAGCTGACGCCCCGCCACTACGCCTACGTCAAGATTGCCGAGGGCTGTAACCACACCTGCTCGTTTTGCATCATTCCCAAGCTGCGGGGCCTTCAGGTGTCGCGTGATGCTGGGGCCGTGCTGTACGAAGCGTTCCGCTTAATTGCGGGCGGTACCAAAGAGATCATGATTATCTCGCAGGACACCAGCGCCTACGGGGTGGATGTGCGCTACCGCGAGTCTGAATTTCAAGGGGAGCAGGTGCGCGCCCACCTGACGGACCTGGCCGTGAAGCTGGGCGAGATGGGCGCCTGGGTGCGGATGCACTATGTCTATCCGTACCCACACGTTGAAAAGATTGTGGAGTTGATGGCGCAGGGCAAGATTCTGCCTTACCTGGACGTGCCCTTGCAGCACGCCAGCCCCAGTGTCCTCAGGCGCATGCGGCGCCCCGGCGCGGGCAAGCAGCTGGACACCATTCGCCGCTGGCGCGAGATTTGCCCGGAACTGGTGATCCGCTCCACCTTTATCGTGGGCTTTCCGGGCGAAACCGAGGACGAGTTTCAGGCGCTGCTCCAGTTTCTGGAAGACGCCCGGCTGGACCGCGTGGGAGCATTTGCGTACTCGGATGTCGAGGAAGCCGATGCCAATGCGCTGGACGGCGCCGTGCCCGAAGAGGTCAAGCAGGAACGCCTGGCCCGCTTCATGGAAGTCGCCCAGCGCATCAGCGCCGAGAAGCTGGCCGAGAAGGTGGGCCGCGTGATGGACGTGATTGTGGACGAATTCAATGACGACGAGGACGACTTGCCCGGCACCAAGTTGATCGGCCGCACCAAGGGCGACGCCCCCGGCATTGACGGCCAGGTGTATGTCTTTGCAGGCGATTTTGCCGGCCAGATCAAGATTGGCGACATCGTGCGCGTGCAGATTGAAGACAGCGATGAATACGACCTCTACGGCGAGGTGGTCGAGAAGCCGGCGTGGACCCCCAATGTCCCGCAACTGGGGCACTTCGGGCGGCACTAG